From Paenibacillus sp. FSL H8-0537:
TGTTAAACTTCCCTTCTTCAAGCAAACGATAGGCGTCGTCTAGTCTTCGATCAATAATATAAGCATGAACGGGCAGGCCAAATAGCAGCTTGAACCCTTTCTTGAGTTTAAACTCATTCAAGCAAACGAGCTTGCTCAACGCTTCCAGGCTAGGGGGCGTTACCAATTGCGCATCCACAATTTGCTTGGCGCGGTGCAGGCTGTCGATATCGGTCCGGGATAATCCGGGCACGCGTGGCTCGGAGTGCTTTTGCAAAATCGCTTCATTGAAATATACGGCAAGCAGTTCGAGTACCTTCCCGCTTAAATAAAGCTGCTTAACACCACCTTGATAATGGCAATGAAAAATATCCTGCGCAATCCGTTTCATCCCCAAACTCATGGAGGAATGATGAAACGGCTCACGCTTTTCAGTCAAAATGGATGAAATTTTATGCAGCGGCAGCTGCTGCAGAGCGCCAATCTCCGTTAGGCGATCCAATTTGAGAGTTAGACCGCGTATATGCTGATTGACGTTAAACTGGCAGCTGCTGTTCGTAGGAAGAAGGCCAAACGCCGAAACTTCCCCATGCTCCAAATGATATTCTTTTCTAAGCCCTTCTGCATTCCATTGGAGGCTTTGCCCTAGACAAAAGCTTAGTTTTAAGCTGTTATCCCGCTCCAGGCTTTGCAACGACGTCTCTCTATTAAAGAAGGCATCGCATAACACGAGCTCCATGGACGATTGAATCTGGCTAAGCTGCCAATAGCCGCGCCCTAGCTCTTCCGGCATATTTACCCTCTGTTCTAAGGAACTGGAGCGATACAGCTGATTTAAATGATCTGCTAAAACGCAGCTTTGATTAACCGTGTTAGCAATTTCATACCATCTTTCTCCTGATGCGGATTCCATTAAATGGGCTCCTCCCCCACATGTGCTGGCTAAAATCCATCGTTGTTATTTCAATGATTGCTGAAGGAATGCCTCAAACTGCTCCAAAGTTTGAAAATGCCGGATAGCTACACCCTGTTCACGAAGATGGCTTTCGAGCAGCAAGTCCAAGCTTTCTACGGCGCTAAGAAGCAGAGCTAAATTTTGCGGATCAAGAGCCTGCACAAGATCAGGAAACCCCATGCTTAAATATAGCTGCTGATGATTTCTTTCTGAAGCCAGATTAGCCGACCAATAGCCTTTTTCGCCAAAATAGAGCAGTTGGGCAGTTAAATCCTGCACCCAAATGGACCAGAAAAATGCCGTTTCATAATCGTTCTGCTCACACGCTGTCCGCAGCTTGTCGAAGCTGCCCTTGATTTCCTCGTAAAAGCCTTTTAAACGGTCGGGATACGAGCAACCGGCGTCAAACGCAGCTTTCTCATCATTAATTAACTGATGAATATCATCAACAAGCTGCTCGCATGTTTGCCGCAGTTCTTCACATGAAGTAGAGCGCAAAATTGTATTTATTTGCTGTTTAAGTCCAGCTGGCTGTATCGAAAAGCTTAAAATTTGCTCGGTGCTTTTTCCCCACACCTTCTTCAAATAGGTGCGGTTAAGCAGGGTAAGGCTGCTCAAACAATGAGTCAGCACGCCGCTTGCTTCTTGGCGAAATGTAGCGAGTTCCCCTGCCTCGCGTCTCACCATTGCATACAAATGCATATAAGACTTGCGAAGCTCTTCCTCCGCCTTCTCCGTGAATGCCAGTCCATCCGTTTGCGGAGCAGCGGCAATACTAGCGCGCAGCTGCTCGAATTGGGCGAGATCTTCCTCTGAACGCGCATACAAGATTTTGCAATCTGCAATAATCGAGGTATTAGGCTCTTGATAGGCAGCCATCTTGGCTGCTCGCTCCCAGCTAATTGGCCAAAAATCAAAACTTATTTGATCGATTACAAACTGAATCATCGCCTTGTAGCCTTCTGGCGTAGTTGGAATGAAAAAAAAGTCCAAGTCAGAGCGCTTTGTAGCCGTTCCCTGTGCGTATGAGCCATAATAAGCAATAATCGCTACATCTTTTGCGAAATGAGATTTAATATGCTTGACCAATGTATCAGCAACATCCATCACTTGTTTCAAGGCAATCCCTCCTCTGTACTCTTAATCCAATTCAGGAACATGATCGATCCAATGCACAAACTTTTGCAAATAAGCCTGCAAATATTCCTTCGTCTTCTCATCCGTTAGGCGATGCTGCTCCCCATCCACTTTCGTATGCACTTGTGATATAAGCAGCTTTTGAAAAGGAAGCACCTGCGCCTGGACGGACTCCAGGATATGCCTAGTTTGAAGCTGGGCATGAACGGTTCCCATGCCGCCCGGCGTTGCGCCAATTAGGCCGAATGGCTTTCTGCGCAGTACAGAGCCGCGAGATGGTCTGGATGCCCAGTCAATCGCATTTTTAAGCACGCCGGGAATGCCTGAGTTGTACTCCGGCGATACAATAATGACGCCATCCACTGCTTGAATAGCCGCCTTAAATACCTGCACGGCCTCTGGTCCGTCTCCCGCTTCCAAATCTTCATTAAACAAAGGAAGCTCCTTTAGCTCAATCCACTTGAATGCAAGAGTAGCATCCAGTTCGCTTAGCGTCTGTGCCACCATTCGATTATATGATTTTTCCCGTAGGCTCCCTACGATTAGTCCAATTGTTTTGGCCATTTTAATTAGCCCCTTTCTCCGTAACGCTTGATTAAATCGTTATCTTACCTACCATGTTACTTGCTTTCCCAAAAAATGACTAGCTTTTCGATTCAAATACGCTGTGCATTCATCGAATAATAAAACCAATTTTAGCCACAATAAATATGTGGTACGTACGAACATGACTAGCTTTAGCAAAAAGGAGCTGCAGCATCATGCCCGAGAGCAAGGTAAACACGACGCGCGACCTTTATAATGAGCTAGTGTCCGAGCTTGGCAACAGCTCAGATTTATCAACGAGAAACTGCTTGATCGGCGAGGAACGTATTCCAGCCTCTGTCGTCTGGATAGACGGACTCGTAAGCAAGCAAAATTTAAATACCGATGTCATTTCACCGCTCATTTCAGGAACTCAGCAAATGAAGCTGCTGGATCAAAGTGAATCGCCTCATCAGCTGCTTTGCAGCTACATACTGACAGCCAATCATGTGAAAATGGTTTATACGTGCGAGGAATGCGTGCCTCTGCTCGTTTTCGGCTGGACGATTATTTTAGTAGATGACAGCGAAGGAGCCATTGCGGTCAATACGCAAGGCCTTGAAACCCGCAGCATTGATGAACCAGCTTCATCGAGTGTCATCCGCGGCCCGCGAGATGGCTTCGTCGAAGCTCTGGGCGTCAACATTTCGCTCATACGCAGGCGTATTCGCGACAAGGCTTTTCGTGTGGAAACGCTGACGGTTGGCAGCTTGTCGCATACCAAAATAGCGATGGTCTATATTCATGACCGGGCAGCGAAGGAAACGGTTGACGAAATACGCAAACGGCTTCAGAAAATCGATATCGATGCGGTATTGGAATCCCACTATATTGAGGAGATTATTAAAGACAGCCCTACCTCCTTTTTCCCTACGGTATACAGTACCGAGCGGCCTGATGATGTGGCTGGCATTATATTGGACGGGCGTGTGGCCATTGTGGTCGATGGCACTCCATTTGTGCTCGCCCTGCCTTGTACACTGTTTCATTTGCTCAAGACGACCGAGGATTTATATTTGGCTTACCCTGTAGCTACTTTCATTCGGTGGATTCGTTATGCCGGTTTTTTCATTACGCTGCTGCTGCCCTCTACCTATGTCGGCATTTTGACTTACCACCCGGAGATGGTGCCTCCGCAGCTCCTGAGCAGCATTTTGTCTGCACGCGATGGCGTTCCTTTTCCCGTCTTAATGGAGGCGCTGATTATGGAAATCATTTTTGAGGGACTGCGCGAGGCGAGCATTCGGATGCCCCGTTCAATTGGATCTGCCATCAGTATCGTAGGAGCACTCGTTATTGGCGAATCCGCAGTACAAGCCGGTATTATCTCTTCCCCATCGGTCATGATTGTTGCGGGCACAGCGATTGCCTCGTTCACGATTCCTTCGATTTCTCTATCGGGGACGATACGGATGCTGCGGTTTTTCATGCTGATGCTCGCTTCGCTTCTAGGGCTTTACGGGATCATTATTGGGCTGTTTATGCTGGGCGTTCAGCTTGCCTCCATTCAATCGGTAGGTTTGCCCTATTTATCGCCATTCGCTCCGTTTAAGAAAAAAGAAGCCGAGAAAGCCATATTTCGTGTTCCTTGGTTTACACTTCGCAAAAAACGTGAAAATTGAAGTCCAAGGTGAAACGGCTGCCCTCCGTCCTTTGGCGGCGCGGCGCGTTTCAATCCGAGAAAGAGAGAGAAAGGATGGAACGATCCTATCCTTTCCTATATTTTAAAAAAGGGGGACTACTATGTGTTTCTCCACCTTAGTAAATATGCCTGTTTCCTTAGTATGCTGCTGCTTCTTAGCGGCTGCTGGAGCCAAATCAATTTTGATCAATTGACTGTTGTTTCAGCCATAGGATTGGATTTGAATAAACAGGGACAGCTCCAGGTTACCGTCCAGCTCGTGAATCCGACACTCCCCGTTGCCGCTGGCGGAGGAGTACAGCAGCGCAGAGCGATTGCGACGTATACAGCAAACGGCATTACCGTTGAAGATGCACTTGAGACGATTCGCAAGCAGGCGAAGAAAAGCCTCTTTTTCTCCCAAACGAAGGTTCTTCTCATTGGAGAACGTTTAGCCAAACAAGGCTTAAATGATAGTATGGATTTTTTCTGGCGGGAGCCTAACCAAAATTTTAACTGCTGGGTGATGGTTTCACGGCGTCCTG
This genomic window contains:
- a CDS encoding AraC family transcriptional regulator; translated protein: MESASGERWYEIANTVNQSCVLADHLNQLYRSSSLEQRVNMPEELGRGYWQLSQIQSSMELVLCDAFFNRETSLQSLERDNSLKLSFCLGQSLQWNAEGLRKEYHLEHGEVSAFGLLPTNSSCQFNVNQHIRGLTLKLDRLTEIGALQQLPLHKISSILTEKREPFHHSSMSLGMKRIAQDIFHCHYQGGVKQLYLSGKVLELLAVYFNEAILQKHSEPRVPGLSRTDIDSLHRAKQIVDAQLVTPPSLEALSKLVCLNEFKLKKGFKLLFGLPVHAYIIDRRLDDAYRLLEEGKFNITAAAAAVGFSKASHFSEQFKRKYGINPSEYFKSSSLKGFRR
- a CDS encoding nucleotidyltransferase domain-containing protein, giving the protein MMDVADTLVKHIKSHFAKDVAIIAYYGSYAQGTATKRSDLDFFFIPTTPEGYKAMIQFVIDQISFDFWPISWERAAKMAAYQEPNTSIIADCKILYARSEEDLAQFEQLRASIAAAPQTDGLAFTEKAEEELRKSYMHLYAMVRREAGELATFRQEASGVLTHCLSSLTLLNRTYLKKVWGKSTEQILSFSIQPAGLKQQINTILRSTSCEELRQTCEQLVDDIHQLINDEKAAFDAGCSYPDRLKGFYEEIKGSFDKLRTACEQNDYETAFFWSIWVQDLTAQLLYFGEKGYWSANLASERNHQQLYLSMGFPDLVQALDPQNLALLLSAVESLDLLLESHLREQGVAIRHFQTLEQFEAFLQQSLK
- a CDS encoding NAD(P)H-dependent oxidoreductase, with amino-acid sequence MAKTIGLIVGSLREKSYNRMVAQTLSELDATLAFKWIELKELPLFNEDLEAGDGPEAVQVFKAAIQAVDGVIIVSPEYNSGIPGVLKNAIDWASRPSRGSVLRRKPFGLIGATPGGMGTVHAQLQTRHILESVQAQVLPFQKLLISQVHTKVDGEQHRLTDEKTKEYLQAYLQKFVHWIDHVPELD
- a CDS encoding spore germination protein, encoding MPESKVNTTRDLYNELVSELGNSSDLSTRNCLIGEERIPASVVWIDGLVSKQNLNTDVISPLISGTQQMKLLDQSESPHQLLCSYILTANHVKMVYTCEECVPLLVFGWTIILVDDSEGAIAVNTQGLETRSIDEPASSSVIRGPRDGFVEALGVNISLIRRRIRDKAFRVETLTVGSLSHTKIAMVYIHDRAAKETVDEIRKRLQKIDIDAVLESHYIEEIIKDSPTSFFPTVYSTERPDDVAGIILDGRVAIVVDGTPFVLALPCTLFHLLKTTEDLYLAYPVATFIRWIRYAGFFITLLLPSTYVGILTYHPEMVPPQLLSSILSARDGVPFPVLMEALIMEIIFEGLREASIRMPRSIGSAISIVGALVIGESAVQAGIISSPSVMIVAGTAIASFTIPSISLSGTIRMLRFFMLMLASLLGLYGIIIGLFMLGVQLASIQSVGLPYLSPFAPFKKKEAEKAIFRVPWFTLRKKREN